CGCCGGTGTATATCGTGCATGTGTCGTGCGCCGAATCGCTCGACGCCATCGCGCGCGCGCGCGCCAGGGGCCAGCGCGTGTACGGCGAAGCGCTGGCTGGCCACCTGGTCATCGACGACAGCGTCTACCGCCACCCCGATCCCGAATTCGCGCGTGCCCACGTCATGAGCCCACCATTCCGGAGCAAGCATCACCAGCAAGCATTGTGGCAGGGCCTGCGCGGCGGCAACCTGCATACTACCGCGACCGATCACTGCACCTTCTGCGCCGAGCAGAAGGCAGCTGGCAAGGACGACTTCACGCGCATCCCGAACGGCTGCGGCGGCGTGGAAGAGCGCATGGCCGTGATCTGGGATGCGGGCGTCAACCGCGGCCTGCTCACGCCATCGGAATTCGTGCGCGTCACCTCCACCAACGCCGCCCAGATCTTCAATATCTACCCGCGCAAGGGTGTCATCGCGCCGGGGGCGGACGCCGACATCGTGGTATGGGACCCGAACGGCACCCGCACCATCTCGGCCAAGACCCAGTTCTCGAAAGGCGGCTTCAATGTGTTCGAGGGCCGCACGGTGCGCGGCATCCCGACCCATACCTTGGCCGCCGGCAAACTGGTGTTCGAGCGTGGCGAACTGCGCGCCGAACCCGGCGCCGGCCGCTACCTCGAACGCCCGGCGTTTGCCGCCACCGTCGCCTGAACCAGGAGAAGAGCACCATGAACCAACTGAACAAGGGCATGCTCGCCATCGACGGCGCGCGCCTGTGGGCGTCGCTGATGGACCTGGCCGCGATCGGCGCCACCGCCAAGGGCGGCGTCAAGCGCCTGGCCTTGACCGATCTGGATCGCCAGGGACGCGACCTGGTCGTCCAGTGGGCGCGGGACGCCGGCCTGGCGATCACGGTCGACCAGATCGGCAACGTCTTCATGCGGCGCGCAGGGCGCAACCCGGCCTTGCCCCCGATCGTTACCGGCAGCCACGTCGACACCCAGCCGACTGGCGGCAAGTTCGACGGCAACTATGGCGTGCTGGCCGGGCTCGAAGTGGTGCGTACCCTGAACGACATGAACATCCAGACCGAAGCCCCGATCGAGGTCGCGTTCTGGACCAACGAGGAAGGGTCGCGCTTCGTGCCCGTGATGATGGGCTCGGGCGTGTTCTGCGGCGCCTTCAGCCTGGACAGCGCCTATGCCGCGCTGGACTCCGAAGGCAAGAGCGTGCGCGACGAACTCGAACGCATCGGCTACCTGGGCGACGAAGTGCCGGGCCGGCACCCGATCGGCGCCTATTTCGAGACCCATATCGAGCAGGGCCCGGTGCTCGAGGACGCCGACAAGGTGATCGGGGTGGTGCCGGCGGTAATGGGCCTGTCCTGGTATGACTGCGTGGTGTGTGGCATGGAAGCGCATGCCGGACCGACCCCGATGGCGCTGCGCCGCGATGCGCTGCAGGTGGCGACCGTGATCATGCAGGAAGTCGTGCAGATCGCGAACCGCTATCCGCCCTACGGCCGGGGGACGGTCGGCATGGTGGAGGTGTTCCCGAACAGCCGCAACGTGATCCCGGGGCGGGTCAAGTTCAGCATCGACCTGCGCAACGTGAGCGAGGCGCTGCTCACTACCATGCACGAAGAGATGCTCGCCTTTGTGGCGAAAACGCGCCAGGACAGCGCCCTGGCGATCGACCTCGAACGCGTGTCGTACTACCCGCCTTGCCCGTTCCACCCGGACTGCGTGGGCGCGGTGCGCGCCGCCACCGAAAAGCTGGGCTATTCGACGATGGACGTGGTCTCCGGCGCCGGCCACGACGCCATCTACGCGGCCCGGGTCGCGCCGTCGGGCATGATCTTCGTGCCCTGCAAGGATGGCATCAGCCACAACGAGATCGAAGACGCGCAACCGGCCCACCTGGAAGCCGGCTGCAACGTGCTGCTGCATGCCATGCTGGAGCGCGCCGGCATCGTGGCCTGAGGCGCCGGGTGGCGGCCACGGCCGAGCGTGGCGACACCGAACTTGTTTGGCTGGCATCATTTGGCGCAAACATGGGAGGATGGCAAGGTGTGGATGGAGCGCAG
Above is a genomic segment from Massilia sp. H6 containing:
- the hydA gene encoding dihydropyrimidinase gives rise to the protein MMTLIRGGTVVNADRAFRADVLCEGAKVVAVGENLEAPSGASTIDAGGQYVMPGGIDTHTHMQLPFMGTVSADDFFTGTAAGLAGGTTTIMDFVIPNPQQSLLDAFHTWRGWAEKSAADYTFHVAVTWWDASVHEEMGVLVREHGVNSFKHFMAYKNAIMADDETLVKSFRRALELGAMPTVHAENGELVYQLQQELLAKGIRGAEAHPLSRPPEVEAEAANRAIAIANVLGTPVYIVHVSCAESLDAIARARARGQRVYGEALAGHLVIDDSVYRHPDPEFARAHVMSPPFRSKHHQQALWQGLRGGNLHTTATDHCTFCAEQKAAGKDDFTRIPNGCGGVEERMAVIWDAGVNRGLLTPSEFVRVTSTNAAQIFNIYPRKGVIAPGADADIVVWDPNGTRTISAKTQFSKGGFNVFEGRTVRGIPTHTLAAGKLVFERGELRAEPGAGRYLERPAFAATVA
- a CDS encoding Zn-dependent hydrolase, which produces MNQLNKGMLAIDGARLWASLMDLAAIGATAKGGVKRLALTDLDRQGRDLVVQWARDAGLAITVDQIGNVFMRRAGRNPALPPIVTGSHVDTQPTGGKFDGNYGVLAGLEVVRTLNDMNIQTEAPIEVAFWTNEEGSRFVPVMMGSGVFCGAFSLDSAYAALDSEGKSVRDELERIGYLGDEVPGRHPIGAYFETHIEQGPVLEDADKVIGVVPAVMGLSWYDCVVCGMEAHAGPTPMALRRDALQVATVIMQEVVQIANRYPPYGRGTVGMVEVFPNSRNVIPGRVKFSIDLRNVSEALLTTMHEEMLAFVAKTRQDSALAIDLERVSYYPPCPFHPDCVGAVRAATEKLGYSTMDVVSGAGHDAIYAARVAPSGMIFVPCKDGISHNEIEDAQPAHLEAGCNVLLHAMLERAGIVA